In Nocardia asteroides, the following proteins share a genomic window:
- a CDS encoding type III PLP-dependent enzyme domain-containing protein encodes MTPPAVPPALHPVVAEFLADRSAVRAVLDEYGSPVHLVFPQVFDANLAALRAVLETGASRYRICYAHKVNRSSTFARAAAAAGIAVDVASARELRAAQHAGFPADRIEVTGPKGTALLRAALAAGVTVNVDNLWELATLAETATGHVPVLLRISGFPGSAPSRFGIDLADIGAAFDLLTRHPDRLRLLGFAFHLDTADTAERVRAVAACLDLVEQAYGHGLSPTVLDIGGGLRQVFTADAAAYDAYDHALRAGLLGHGPALHWGSATFGYHVGDGAVHGGPVFHKYANTDPADRILAELLAAPLPGHGGRALGRVLADNLLELWLEPGKALVDRAGITLAQVEFVKRAGTGATLVHLDLSRDTVTAADQEVLIDPLVLAEPAIADPLGVYFAGRLCLERDLITQRQVRVAGLPAPGDPVVFANTGAYHMDLSAARAGMHPEVPKVAVRQSDSGFVLCPDADLLPGGEGA; translated from the coding sequence ATGACCCCGCCCGCGGTGCCGCCCGCGCTCCACCCCGTGGTCGCGGAGTTCCTCGCCGACCGGTCCGCCGTGCGCGCCGTCCTGGACGAGTACGGTTCGCCGGTCCATCTGGTGTTCCCGCAGGTGTTCGACGCCAACCTGGCCGCGTTGCGCGCGGTCCTCGAGACCGGCGCGAGCCGCTACCGGATCTGCTACGCGCACAAGGTGAATCGCTCGTCCACCTTCGCCCGCGCGGCCGCCGCGGCCGGGATCGCCGTCGACGTGGCCTCGGCCCGGGAACTGCGCGCGGCACAGCACGCGGGCTTTCCCGCCGACCGGATCGAGGTGACCGGCCCGAAAGGGACCGCGCTGCTGCGCGCGGCGCTGGCGGCGGGCGTCACCGTCAATGTCGACAATCTGTGGGAGCTGGCCACCCTCGCCGAAACCGCCACCGGACACGTGCCGGTGCTGCTGCGGATCTCCGGCTTCCCCGGCAGCGCACCGAGCCGGTTCGGGATCGACCTCGCCGACATCGGCGCCGCCTTCGACCTGCTGACCCGGCACCCGGACCGGCTGCGGCTGCTCGGCTTCGCCTTCCATCTCGACACCGCCGACACCGCCGAGCGGGTGCGGGCGGTCGCGGCCTGTCTGGATCTCGTCGAACAGGCCTACGGCCACGGACTGAGCCCGACGGTGCTCGACATCGGCGGCGGACTGCGTCAGGTCTTCACCGCCGACGCGGCGGCCTACGACGCCTACGATCACGCCCTGCGCGCCGGGCTGCTCGGCCACGGCCCGGCACTGCACTGGGGCAGCGCGACCTTCGGCTATCACGTCGGAGACGGCGCGGTGCACGGCGGACCGGTGTTCCACAAGTACGCCAATACCGATCCCGCCGACCGGATTCTCGCCGAACTGCTCGCGGCGCCGCTGCCCGGACACGGCGGGCGGGCGCTGGGCCGGGTACTGGCCGACAATCTGCTGGAGCTGTGGCTCGAGCCCGGCAAGGCGCTGGTCGACCGGGCCGGGATCACGCTCGCCCAGGTGGAGTTCGTCAAACGCGCGGGTACCGGGGCGACGCTGGTCCATCTGGATCTGAGCCGCGACACCGTGACCGCCGCCGATCAGGAGGTGCTCATCGATCCCCTCGTCCTGGCCGAACCGGCGATTGCCGATCCGCTCGGGGTGTACTTCGCCGGCCGGCTGTGTCTCGAGCGCGACCTGATCACCCAGCGGCAGGTGCGGGTGGCGGGCCTCCCGGCCCCGGGCGACCCGGTGGTGTTCGCCAATACCGGTGCCTATCACATGGATCTGTCCGCAGCCCGCGCCGGCATGCACCCCGAGGTGCCGAAAGTCGCCGTGCGGCAGTCCGACAGCGGATTCGTCCTGTGCCCCGACGCGGATCTGCTGCCCGGCGGGGAGGGGGCGTGA
- a CDS encoding heavy-metal-associated domain-containing protein, which produces MGTTPAPRYDRRAASRILARMAAPGLFAAAEPPTSTRITIRATALRFEDGAALTQSQRMYLERFMRPCRPDQVTSATHRITWTDSAGVPNTGYVRTGGAGPELAVVARETVLALWGSLAAAGLPGRAAALTAPDLAVLTGTTTDHDPHEIFRVGVEATARALTQHGLVAADTPYRGIVEFARGLRDSGIFAAVATRWFWELQASTYRRGMIPVRLAGQPDGSVRYTADSIAVLRAMKDATIADAHAVMHRAVTEEGLDPEAAVAKYHDDLDLISRQYALLPAGSRPACLAAAPQAVDGTSVHVLATVVDRFVETFAALADTVELVHDTAEREPAGGPLGDDGVFFVPDMSCKHCVRTITALLESMDIPVVEIDLETKRVLARIRSPRHRFRVFEALRDGGYNPVDEVPAPAPGAAVG; this is translated from the coding sequence ATGGGTACGACCCCAGCGCCACGGTACGACCGCCGCGCCGCGTCCCGCATTCTCGCCCGCATGGCCGCGCCCGGCCTGTTCGCCGCGGCCGAACCACCCACGTCCACCCGGATCACGATCCGCGCCACGGCCTTGCGGTTCGAGGACGGCGCCGCGCTGACGCAGTCGCAGCGGATGTACCTCGAGCGGTTCATGCGCCCGTGCCGCCCCGATCAGGTCACCAGCGCGACCCACCGCATCACCTGGACCGACAGCGCCGGCGTCCCCAACACCGGCTATGTGCGCACCGGCGGCGCCGGGCCCGAACTCGCGGTCGTCGCACGCGAGACCGTCCTGGCGTTATGGGGATCGCTGGCGGCGGCAGGGCTGCCCGGGCGCGCGGCCGCGCTCACCGCACCGGATCTGGCCGTGCTCACGGGCACCACCACCGACCACGATCCGCACGAGATCTTCCGGGTGGGGGTGGAGGCCACGGCCCGCGCGCTCACCCAGCACGGGCTGGTCGCGGCGGACACCCCGTATCGCGGCATCGTCGAGTTCGCGCGGGGGCTGCGCGATTCCGGGATCTTCGCCGCGGTGGCGACCCGCTGGTTCTGGGAGCTGCAGGCCTCGACGTACCGGCGCGGCATGATCCCGGTGCGGCTGGCCGGCCAGCCCGACGGCAGTGTCCGCTACACGGCGGACTCGATCGCCGTGCTGCGCGCCATGAAGGACGCCACCATCGCCGACGCGCACGCGGTGATGCATCGCGCCGTCACCGAGGAGGGGCTCGACCCCGAGGCCGCCGTCGCCAAGTACCACGACGACCTGGATCTCATCTCGCGCCAATACGCCCTGCTGCCCGCGGGCAGCCGACCCGCGTGCCTGGCCGCCGCGCCGCAGGCGGTCGACGGGACCTCGGTGCATGTGCTGGCCACCGTCGTCGACCGATTCGTGGAGACCTTCGCCGCGCTGGCGGACACGGTGGAACTGGTCCACGACACCGCCGAACGGGAACCGGCCGGCGGGCCTCTCGGGGACGACGGCGTGTTCTTCGTGCCCGACATGAGCTGCAAGCACTGCGTTCGCACCATCACCGCGCTGCTCGAGTCGATGGACATCCCGGTCGTGGAGATCGACCTGGAGACCAAGCGAGTGCTCGCCCGGATCCGCAGTCCACGACACCGGTTCCGGGTGTTCGAGGCACTGCGGGACGGGGGCTACAACCCGGTCGACGAGGTACCTGCCCCGGCTCCGGGCGCGGCGGTGGGATGA
- a CDS encoding aminotransferase class V-fold PLP-dependent enzyme — MHPLRPELAAVPVIRHAPTPVPASVRARFPALADPAVVYLDSAATTQKPETVIAAVTGYHTAHTANAGRGTYAWATSLTARIAAIRSRAAAFVGAGHADEIVFTSGATAALGAVAHSWGLAALADGDEILYNPADHAANVLPWHHLRDTLARFGRRIVLRPYRSNAAGEADVEDILAQVGPRTRLITTSHLHHVYGGLTTLEELRGRIDPEILLCFDCAQSGGHLPVDVRDLGADFAVFAGHKMFGAPGVGLLYCRRRVHAQLRPFLPGGHSGVTIGPDGLVGSGMPELLEGGTQNIPGILSLAPAFDLLDELDPTAVAAHNRELTLRLIAGLRPVPGVEFLPGPAHAGCAVGYGIVSFTLDGISATDLGFVLAESGFLVRTGAHCVPGADAGDGSVRVSTHLYNTLDEIDRFVACVAGIAGHGR, encoded by the coding sequence GTGCACCCCCTCCGGCCCGAGCTCGCCGCTGTCCCGGTGATCCGGCACGCGCCGACCCCGGTGCCCGCCTCGGTGCGCGCGCGTTTTCCCGCCCTGGCCGATCCCGCGGTGGTCTATCTCGACAGCGCAGCGACCACCCAGAAACCCGAGACCGTCATCGCGGCCGTCACCGGCTATCACACCGCGCACACCGCCAACGCCGGTCGCGGCACCTACGCCTGGGCCACCTCGCTCACCGCGCGGATCGCCGCGATCCGCAGCCGGGCCGCCGCCTTCGTCGGCGCCGGGCACGCCGACGAGATCGTCTTCACCAGCGGCGCCACCGCGGCGCTGGGCGCGGTGGCGCACAGCTGGGGCCTGGCCGCGCTGGCCGACGGTGACGAGATCCTCTACAACCCGGCCGATCACGCGGCCAATGTGCTGCCCTGGCATCACCTGCGCGACACCCTGGCCCGCTTCGGGCGCCGGATCGTGCTGCGTCCCTACCGCAGCAATGCCGCGGGCGAGGCCGATGTCGAGGACATCCTGGCCCAGGTGGGTCCACGGACCCGGCTGATCACCACCAGCCACCTGCACCACGTCTACGGCGGGCTCACCACGCTCGAGGAACTGCGCGGCCGCATCGATCCGGAGATCCTGCTGTGCTTCGACTGCGCGCAGAGCGGCGGGCACCTGCCGGTGGACGTGCGGGATCTGGGCGCGGACTTCGCGGTGTTCGCCGGGCACAAGATGTTCGGCGCGCCCGGAGTCGGCCTGCTGTATTGCCGCCGCCGGGTGCACGCGCAGCTGCGCCCCTTCCTGCCGGGCGGGCACTCCGGGGTGACGATCGGGCCGGACGGGCTCGTCGGCTCGGGCATGCCGGAACTGCTCGAGGGCGGAACCCAGAACATCCCCGGAATACTGTCCCTCGCACCGGCTTTCGATCTGCTCGACGAGCTGGACCCGACGGCGGTGGCCGCCCACAACCGCGAGCTGACGCTGCGGTTGATCGCCGGGTTGCGGCCGGTGCCGGGGGTGGAGTTCCTGCCCGGGCCCGCACACGCGGGGTGCGCGGTGGGATACGGGATCGTCTCGTTCACCCTCGACGGGATCAGCGCCACCGACCTGGGCTTCGTCCTGGCCGAGTCCGGGTTCCTGGTGCGCACCGGGGCGCACTGCGTGCCGGGGGCCGACGCCGGGGACGGTTCGGTCCGGGTGAGCACCCATCTCTACAACACCCTCGACGAGATCGACCGATTCGTCGCCTGTGTGGCCGGCATCGCCGGGCACGGGCGCTGA
- a CDS encoding CBS domain-containing protein, which produces MRIAEILRNKGTAVTTVPPQTTVRTLLTALAEHNIGAVVVSPDGVVIEGIVSERDVVRHLERRGAPLLDRPVAEIMTSRVRTCGPDEDVSSLRAVMTEHRIRHMPVVENERLIGIVSIGDVVKSEITELATERGHLVDYLQGKY; this is translated from the coding sequence ATGCGGATAGCGGAGATCCTGCGCAACAAGGGCACGGCAGTGACGACGGTCCCGCCGCAGACCACGGTGCGCACCCTGCTCACGGCGCTGGCCGAGCACAATATCGGCGCGGTGGTGGTCTCCCCCGACGGCGTGGTCATCGAGGGCATCGTCTCCGAGCGCGACGTGGTGCGCCACCTCGAACGGCGCGGCGCCCCGCTGCTCGACCGCCCGGTCGCCGAGATCATGACCAGCCGGGTGCGGACCTGCGGCCCCGACGAGGACGTCTCCTCGCTGCGCGCGGTGATGACCGAACACCGGATCCGGCACATGCCGGTGGTCGAGAACGAGCGGTTGATCGGCATCGTCAGCATCGGCGACGTGGTGAAGAGCGAGATCACCGAACTCGCCACCGAGCGCGGCCACCTGGTCGACTACCTGCAGGGGAAGTACTGA
- a CDS encoding DUF397 domain-containing protein, whose amino-acid sequence MHHDQRERPGVGAWRKSTFSNPSGNCVEVAEATDGSVAVRNSRDPHGSVIFYTRPEIDAFIRGAKAGEFDYLTR is encoded by the coding sequence ATGCACCATGATCAGCGGGAACGGCCCGGCGTCGGCGCCTGGCGCAAGAGCACCTTCAGCAACCCCAGCGGCAATTGCGTCGAGGTTGCCGAGGCGACCGACGGTTCGGTCGCCGTGCGCAACTCGCGCGACCCGCACGGCTCGGTGATCTTCTACACCCGGCCCGAGATCGACGCTTTCATCCGCGGCGCGAAGGCCGGAGAGTTCGACTACTTGACCCGGTGA
- a CDS encoding helix-turn-helix domain-containing protein produces the protein MTAEPDEIGRVQPVVDRGPTVLRIALGGQLRKLRESKGITREAAGDAIRGSHAKISRLELGRTGFKERDIRESFFELARQASEPGWWHRYSDLLPSWFSTYLGLEQAASQIRTYEAQLVPGLLQTPEYTRAMVTLGFDDADTERRVQVRQRRQDVLHRPEPPVVWAVIDEAVLHRPVGGREVHRAQLRYLAEMSAMPNVTVQVLPYSAGGPAAAGSSFSILRFAEPELPDIVYLEQLTSALYLERRQDLALYLSVMDQLSVQAERPDRSREILLEYADRA, from the coding sequence ATGACGGCTGAACCCGACGAGATCGGTCGCGTGCAACCGGTTGTCGACCGCGGCCCTACCGTGCTGCGTATCGCCCTCGGTGGCCAGTTGCGCAAATTGCGCGAGAGCAAAGGCATCACCCGCGAAGCGGCCGGTGACGCGATCCGTGGCTCACACGCCAAGATCAGCCGGCTCGAACTGGGACGCACCGGATTCAAGGAACGCGACATCAGGGAGTCCTTCTTCGAACTGGCCAGGCAGGCAAGTGAACCGGGCTGGTGGCACCGCTACAGCGATCTGCTGCCGTCCTGGTTCAGCACCTACCTCGGGCTGGAGCAGGCCGCCAGCCAGATCCGCACCTACGAGGCCCAGCTGGTCCCGGGTCTGCTGCAGACCCCGGAGTACACCAGGGCGATGGTGACACTCGGCTTCGACGACGCCGACACCGAACGCCGCGTCCAGGTCCGGCAGCGGCGCCAGGACGTTCTGCACCGGCCTGAGCCGCCGGTGGTGTGGGCGGTGATCGACGAGGCCGTGCTGCACCGCCCCGTCGGCGGGCGCGAGGTACACCGCGCGCAGTTGCGGTACCTGGCCGAGATGTCGGCGATGCCGAATGTGACCGTGCAGGTGCTGCCGTACTCCGCGGGTGGTCCCGCCGCGGCGGGCAGTTCCTTCAGCATTCTGCGGTTCGCCGAGCCCGAACTGCCCGACATCGTGTATCTGGAGCAGCTCACCAGCGCGCTGTATCTCGAGCGCAGGCAGGATCTGGCGCTGTACCTGTCGGTCATGGACCAGCTGAGCGTGCAGGCCGAACGCCCGGACCGCTCGCGCGAGATCCTGCTGGAGTACGCCGACCGCGCCTGA
- a CDS encoding SDR family oxidoreductase, whose amino-acid sequence MRIVVAGGHGKIALLLAQLLTRRGDQVHALIRDPGQAADITATGGVPVIYDMERDSTADLTDAITGSDAVVFAAGAGAGSGVDRKYSVDLGGSVQLADAAEAAGVRRFVQISTMGAGAPPAPGRGEVWAAYIDAKTKAEDDLRARPLDWTILRPGMLTDAAGNGLVTLGPPPIARGPVPRADVAATLASILVADNTFRRTLELVAGTEPIAAAVSEIR is encoded by the coding sequence ATGCGCATCGTCGTCGCCGGTGGCCACGGCAAGATCGCTCTGCTGCTGGCCCAGCTGCTGACCCGCCGCGGTGACCAGGTCCACGCGCTCATCCGCGATCCCGGCCAGGCCGCCGACATCACCGCGACCGGTGGTGTCCCGGTCATCTACGACATGGAACGCGACAGCACCGCCGATCTGACCGACGCGATCACCGGGTCCGACGCCGTGGTGTTCGCCGCGGGCGCGGGGGCGGGCAGCGGCGTGGACCGCAAATACAGCGTCGACCTCGGCGGATCGGTCCAGCTGGCCGACGCCGCCGAAGCCGCGGGCGTCCGGCGCTTCGTGCAGATCTCGACGATGGGCGCCGGCGCGCCGCCCGCGCCGGGCCGCGGCGAGGTGTGGGCCGCCTATATCGACGCCAAGACCAAGGCAGAAGACGATCTGCGGGCCCGGCCGCTGGACTGGACGATCCTGCGTCCCGGCATGCTCACCGACGCTGCAGGCAACGGTCTGGTCACGCTCGGACCGCCGCCGATCGCGCGTGGCCCGGTGCCCCGCGCCGACGTCGCCGCGACGCTCGCATCGATCTTGGTCGCGGACAACACTTTTCGGCGCACCCTCGAACTGGTCGCCGGAACCGAGCCGATCGCGGCGGCCGTGTCGGAAATTCGATAG
- a CDS encoding DUF2599 domain-containing protein gives MTRWHLGLAALALAALTGCAATAAEEATPVVTTTTTTTRPASKPPATIAPPTTTVDVYADLPLIDHVTWTETTDGPRLLVVPTVAGRRTTTPGNDERAWQEVLVLDAGADAPGMRDQFVCHWVWARMVAPDKPSWNLEPWRPAVGYQATVSANCNPGGPER, from the coding sequence GTGACACGGTGGCACCTCGGCCTGGCCGCGCTCGCGCTGGCCGCCCTGACGGGGTGTGCCGCCACCGCCGCCGAGGAGGCGACGCCGGTCGTCACGACGACCACCACGACGACGCGGCCGGCGAGCAAACCGCCCGCGACCATCGCACCGCCGACCACCACCGTCGACGTGTACGCCGACCTGCCGCTGATCGACCACGTGACCTGGACCGAGACGACCGACGGGCCCCGCCTGCTGGTGGTCCCGACGGTGGCGGGCCGCCGCACCACCACCCCGGGCAACGACGAACGCGCGTGGCAGGAGGTCCTCGTCCTCGACGCCGGGGCCGACGCGCCGGGAATGCGGGACCAGTTCGTCTGCCACTGGGTGTGGGCGAGGATGGTGGCGCCCGACAAGCCGAGCTGGAATCTCGAACCGTGGCGACCGGCCGTCGGTTATCAGGCCACGGTGTCGGCCAATTGCAATCCCGGCGGTCCGGAGCGCTGA